From Arachis stenosperma cultivar V10309 chromosome 2, arast.V10309.gnm1.PFL2, whole genome shotgun sequence, one genomic window encodes:
- the LOC130963505 gene encoding gibberellin 2-beta-dioxygenase 2-like — protein sequence MHESSASIFLAKRINTWMLCRYCEPLLLHKKQDKLGQKTKEETTMEIPTIDLSIENRIELSKQVVKACEEFGIFKIVNHNVSREVILRIEEEGTEFFAKSNSEKQQAKPCGYGCKNIGTNGDVGELEYLLFPTNPQFISESSKSISNHPNKFSGVVNDYIEGAKEVACEILDLVVEGLGVEDKFALSKLIKDVESDSLLRINHYPPSMTTDSDMDPCASGNTNNAIGFGEHSDPQILTVMRFNDVAGLQAATHDGIWITIPPDPHNFFALVGDALQVFTNERFTSVRHRVVITDTSKARMSIMHFGAPSPNCLITPLPEMVKPPQHPSHYKPFTWDEYKKIVYSHRLGDSRLDPFKVHHD from the exons ATGCATGAGTCTTCAGCTAGTATCTTTCTTGCTAAAAGAATAAATACTTGGATGTTGTGTAGGTACTGTGAACCACTCTTGCTCCACAAAAAGCAAGACAAACTAGGacagaaaacaaaagaagaaacaaCCATGGAAATTCCAACAATTGATCTGTCCATagaaaataggatagaattgtCCAAACAAGTGGTGAAGGCTTGTGAGGAATttggaatttttaaaattgttaatcATAATGTTTCAAGAGAGGTAATTTTAAGAATAGAAGAGGAAGGTACCGAGTTCTTTGCCAAAAGCAACTCGGAAAAGCAACAAGCTAAGCCTTGTGGCTATGGATGCAAGAACATTGGCACCAATGGCGATGTTGGAGAACTCGAATACCTTCTTTTTCCCACCAATCCTCAATTCATTTCTGAATCTTCCAAATCCATCTCCAATCATCCAAACAAGTTCAG CGGTGTTGTGAATGATTACATAGAAGGAGCCAAAGAAGTAGCATGCGAGATTCTTGATCTCGTGGTAGAGGGTTTGGGGGTCGAAGATAAGTTTGCGCTTAGCAAACTAATCAAAGACGTAGAAAGTGACTCATTGCTGAGGATCAATCACTACCCTCCCAGCATGACTACGGATTCAGACATGGACCCATGTGCTAGTGGTAACACCAACAATGCCATTGGCTTTGGGGAACACTCTGACCCTCAGATCCTCACCGTCATGCGCTTCAACGATGTCGCCGGCCTCCAGGCCGCCACCCACGACGGCATCTGGATCACTATCCCTCCTGACCCGCATAACTTCTTCGCATTGGTCGGCGATGCCCTCCAG GTTTTCACAAATGAAAGATTTACAAGCGTGAGACACAGGGTGGTGATCACTGATACATCGAAGGCAAGAATGTCAATAATGCACTTCGGAGCACCATCACCGAACTGCTTGATCACTCCGCTGCCGGAGATGGTGAAACCACCCCAACACCCAAGTCACTATAAGCCCTTTACATGGGACGAATACAAAAAAATTGTATACTCCCATAGACTTGGGGACTCTCGGCTTGACCCGTTCAAGGTTCATCATGACTAG
- the LOC130961200 gene encoding uncharacterized protein LOC130961200, whose translation MLTKSIIPAACFKATEESHPTSSATAVAVTKVQSSSFQASSLSIGFMEKDHGTNFFGLICQIHLKIGGSSQEEISLGFMSLCLSLILGNNKLGGNFYGGPVLTLSPSIMWCR comes from the exons ATGCTCACGAAGAGCATTATCCCTGCGGCTTGCTTCAAGGCAACTGAGGAATCGCATCCCACTTCCTCGGCAACGGCGGTTGCAGTTACAAAGGTCCAATCATCATCTTTTCAAGCGTCTTCATTGTCGATTG GGTTCATGGAAAAGGATCATGGAACAAATTTTTTTGGTCTGATTTGTCAGATTCATTTAAAGATCGGTGGTAGTTCTCAAGAGGAAATCAGCCTAGGGTTCATGTCACTCTGCCTCTCTCTTATCTTGGGAAACAACAAGTTAGGTGGGAATTTTTACGGCGGCCCTGTCCTTACTCTGTCCCCTTCCATCATGTGGTGTAG ATGA